From the Flavobacteriales bacterium genome, one window contains:
- a CDS encoding M1 family metallopeptidase, which translates to MQPRTLPLALVLLLAGPASAQRFDALHPPNTYRNADNPHYWRNRPPHEAYWQQDVHYTLRARLDEVGDRIEGEGSLVYWNNSPDTLRHVFFHLYQNAYNAGSHADLMENGRATPGDTAEHGTTLAHLRVGADDLRIEMDNTVLKAWLPEPLPPGGRVTFSMAFTTHYGMDVQRRMKLFNAWGFKHYDGVHWYPRIAVYDAHMGWDTQQHLGNELYGDFGTFDVTLDMPNDMVVEATGWLQNRDEVLPRDLRDRLDLARFADKPWNEAPSVVTPYAPGRRKRWRYHAENVHDFAFTADPTYRIGEAWWNGVQCIALAQEPHAAGWQNAAAYTARIIETFSRDIGPYVYPKMVVADARDGMEYPMLTLDGGRDPEYRGLLVHEVGHNWFYGMVGNNETYRALLDEGFTQFLTSWGLEHIDGDTLVEEAPKGRYVSRFTRPELVRESEVYRGYMRDAVRNELPPIDTHSDGFAPVEGRGGGYGHVYFKTATMLYNLQYLLGDSVFLAALQHYVRQWTLCHPTVADMRQSFVRSTGVDLNPFFDAWLTTDKLVDYRVCGITRRMRSEGQTIRLRRRGGISMPIDLQVTARDGTVHDFHIPTSWSVKPTTATVLPRWTSWDKLRRTYVARVDVPTGIAAVRIDTSLRLADAYQPDNSLPRAVSIAFDHHVRNPPDRHHYEAFGRPDLWWNGFDGLKVGAHLHGSYFRQTHQLWLSAWVNTGLGQSLPGGGVDTRHDALSYVLRYSTGTTRLLKGSSIRLQARHLDGLELYGGGVSWTTPDERTTVSGDLRYMIRRDTSDLTYLLYPDEWTLNALSGLLDLAVDRSYRAGPLRGRAELRLRQPMVGSVDQGAHVRLSTRNTLRIGDLDLHLRGMAQYGSGSNNLETGLYLSGAAPEELVENKFTRSIGPVPNDWAGSYGSEVNHFHHGGGLNLRGYAGYLAPETTADGTQVLTYRGNTGLAVNAELDLDGLVRFRPKGLRRYLHLDVYIFGDVGSMGYRRIDGDAQRLELATPRADAGLGAALTIKRWGPLVDLEPLTLRFDMPLVLSSIPVGESEHVAFRYVVGIGRTF; encoded by the coding sequence CCCTCGCCCTCGTGCTGCTTCTTGCCGGCCCGGCGTCCGCGCAGCGGTTCGACGCCCTGCATCCGCCCAACACCTACCGCAACGCCGACAACCCGCACTACTGGCGAAACCGCCCACCGCACGAGGCCTACTGGCAGCAGGACGTGCACTACACCCTGCGCGCACGCCTCGACGAGGTGGGCGACCGCATCGAGGGCGAGGGCAGCCTGGTGTACTGGAACAACAGCCCGGACACGCTGCGCCACGTCTTCTTCCACCTCTACCAGAACGCGTACAACGCCGGTTCGCACGCCGACCTGATGGAGAACGGACGCGCGACCCCGGGCGACACCGCGGAGCACGGCACCACCCTGGCCCACCTGCGCGTGGGGGCCGATGACCTGCGCATCGAGATGGACAACACGGTGCTGAAGGCCTGGCTGCCCGAGCCGCTTCCCCCAGGGGGCCGTGTCACCTTCAGCATGGCCTTCACCACCCATTACGGCATGGACGTGCAGCGCCGCATGAAGCTCTTCAACGCCTGGGGCTTCAAGCACTACGACGGTGTGCACTGGTACCCGCGGATCGCCGTGTACGACGCGCACATGGGCTGGGACACGCAGCAGCACCTGGGCAACGAGCTCTACGGCGACTTCGGCACCTTCGACGTGACGCTGGACATGCCCAACGACATGGTGGTGGAGGCCACCGGCTGGCTGCAGAACCGGGACGAGGTGCTGCCCCGCGACCTGCGCGACCGGCTCGATCTGGCCCGCTTCGCCGACAAGCCGTGGAACGAGGCCCCGAGCGTGGTGACGCCCTACGCGCCGGGCCGCCGCAAGCGCTGGCGCTACCACGCGGAGAACGTGCACGACTTCGCCTTCACCGCCGACCCCACCTACCGCATCGGCGAAGCCTGGTGGAACGGCGTGCAATGCATCGCCCTCGCCCAGGAACCGCACGCCGCCGGATGGCAGAACGCCGCCGCCTACACCGCCCGCATCATCGAGACCTTCAGCCGTGACATCGGCCCCTACGTGTACCCCAAGATGGTGGTGGCCGATGCGCGCGATGGCATGGAATACCCCATGCTGACGCTCGACGGCGGGCGCGATCCGGAGTACCGCGGCCTGCTCGTGCACGAGGTGGGCCACAACTGGTTCTACGGCATGGTGGGCAACAACGAGACCTACCGCGCCCTGCTGGACGAGGGCTTCACCCAGTTCCTCACCAGCTGGGGCCTGGAGCACATCGATGGCGACACCCTGGTGGAGGAGGCTCCGAAGGGCCGCTATGTGTCCCGCTTCACCCGGCCGGAGCTCGTGCGCGAATCCGAAGTGTACCGCGGCTACATGCGCGATGCCGTGCGCAATGAGCTGCCGCCCATCGACACGCACAGCGACGGCTTCGCTCCGGTGGAAGGGCGTGGGGGCGGCTACGGCCATGTCTATTTCAAGACGGCCACCATGCTGTACAACCTGCAATACCTGCTCGGCGACAGCGTGTTCCTGGCCGCTCTTCAGCACTACGTCCGGCAGTGGACCCTCTGCCACCCCACCGTGGCCGACATGCGGCAGAGCTTCGTACGCAGCACCGGTGTGGACCTCAACCCCTTCTTCGACGCCTGGCTGACGACGGACAAGCTGGTGGACTATCGCGTGTGCGGGATCACCCGCCGGATGCGCAGCGAAGGGCAGACCATCCGCCTGCGGCGACGTGGCGGCATTTCGATGCCCATCGACCTGCAGGTGACGGCGCGCGATGGAACGGTGCACGACTTCCACATCCCCACCAGCTGGTCTGTGAAGCCGACCACGGCCACCGTGCTGCCGCGCTGGACCAGCTGGGACAAGCTGCGCCGCACTTACGTGGCCCGGGTGGACGTGCCCACCGGCATCGCCGCCGTGCGCATCGATACCAGCCTCCGCCTCGCCGACGCCTACCAGCCGGACAACAGCCTTCCCCGCGCGGTGAGCATCGCCTTCGACCACCATGTGCGCAACCCGCCCGACCGCCACCACTACGAAGCCTTCGGCCGTCCGGACCTGTGGTGGAACGGCTTCGACGGCCTGAAGGTGGGCGCCCACCTCCATGGCAGCTACTTCCGCCAGACGCACCAGCTATGGCTGTCCGCCTGGGTGAACACCGGCCTGGGCCAGTCCCTGCCCGGTGGCGGGGTGGACACGCGCCACGACGCCCTCTCCTATGTGCTGCGCTACAGCACCGGCACCACGCGCCTGCTGAAGGGATCGAGCATCCGCCTGCAGGCCCGCCATCTGGACGGCCTGGAACTGTATGGCGGCGGTGTCAGCTGGACCACGCCCGACGAGCGCACCACGGTGAGCGGCGACCTGCGCTACATGATCCGGCGGGACACCAGCGACCTCACCTACCTCCTCTATCCGGACGAGTGGACGCTGAACGCGCTCTCCGGCCTGCTGGACCTGGCCGTGGACCGCAGCTACCGGGCCGGGCCGCTGCGCGGACGCGCGGAACTTCGCCTGCGGCAGCCCATGGTGGGCTCGGTCGACCAGGGCGCCCATGTCCGCCTGTCCACCCGCAACACTCTGCGGATCGGCGACCTGGACCTGCACCTGCGCGGGATGGCCCAATACGGCAGCGGTTCCAACAACCTCGAGACGGGGCTCTACCTCTCCGGTGCGGCGCCCGAGGAGCTCGTGGAGAACAAGTTCACCCGCAGCATCGGTCCAGTGCCGAACGACTGGGCAGGGTCCTACGGTTCGGAGGTGAACCACTTCCACCACGGCGGCGGCCTCAACCTGCGCGGCTATGCGGGCTACCTGGCCCCCGAGACCACGGCCGACGGCACCCAGGTGCTCACCTATCGGGGCAACACCGGACTGGCCGTCAACGCCGAGCTCGACCTCGATGGGCTGGTCCGGTTCCGCCCCAAGGGCCTGCGTCGCTACCTGCACCTGGACGTCTACATTTTCGGCGATGTGGGCAGCATGGGCTACCGCCGCATCGACGGGGATGCACAGCGGCTGGAGCTCGCCACGCCCCGCGCCGATGCGGGCCTGGGCGCCGCCCTCACCATCAAACGTTGGGGGCCGTTGGTCGACCTGGAGCCGCTCACCCTCCGCTTCGACATGCCCCTGGTGCTTTCCTCCATCCCGGTCGGCGAGTCGGAGCATGTCGCCTTCCGCTACGTGGTGGGCATCGGCCGTACCTTTTGA